Proteins from a genomic interval of Diospyros lotus cultivar Yz01 chromosome 6, ASM1463336v1, whole genome shotgun sequence:
- the LOC127805003 gene encoding uncharacterized protein LOC127805003: protein MNESKKYRSKVEGRVRKAERARVEAKDELAREKQMYDSAFSQATSKLNKAETELAAMRGDLEQARKRAEATEQEVKQLKVNIEVRVAKEHKEVKFDICSAFVFTLWKAHPDLDFSYFGEEVVEAVKKYVVDATNSRVVATKPEPNQTLVDFFAEDAGNLAPQDAATPSSTSLGH, encoded by the coding sequence ATGAATGAGTCCAAGAAATACCGGAGCAAGGTTGAGGGTCGGGTAAGGAAGGCCGAGAGAGCCAGGGTGGAAGCTAAAGACGAACTAGCCCGCGAGAAGCAGATGTATGATTCGGCCTTCTCTCAGGCGACCTCGAAGCTGAATAAGGCTGAGACGGAGCTGGCTGCAATGCGGGGTGATTTGGAGCAAGCCCGGAAGCGAGCTGAAGCGACAGAACAGGAGGTCAAGCAACTAAAGGTCAACATTGAGGTTCGAGTCGCGAAGGAACACAAGGAGGTTAAGTTTGACATCTGTAGTGCGTTTGTTTTCACTTTGTGGAAAGCGCACCCAGATCTCGACTTTTCTTACTTTGGCGAGGAAGTGGTGGAGGCGGTGAAGAAATATGTTGTCGATGCCACGAACTCTAGAGTCGTCGCTACCAAGCCCGAACCCAATCAGACCTTGGTCGACTTCTTTGCTGAAGATGCCGGCAATCTAGCTCCCCAAGATGCGGCTACTCCGAGCTCGACTTCTCTAGGCCATtag